ATCTGATATTATAAAAACAGAGGCAATCTTTGATTGAAATAAGTAACAGTTTTGAATTATTAAAATATCTAAAAGAAGAGAGTCTACTAGAAAAATATCCTGAGTTTTGGTGGCCAAATGAAAACTCTTTTGAAATATTTTTAGGTGCAATCTTAACTCAAAATACAAAATGGGAAAATGTTGAAAAATCCCTAGCTAATTTACGAGAAAAAAACCTTTTAAGCTTAGAAGCTATAAATAGAGTAGATTTAGAGACTTTGGTTTTAGCAATTACTCCAAGTGGTTTTAAAAATCAAAAATCAATAAGAATTAAAAAAATAGTTTCAAATATTTTAGAAGAGTTTTTTACTTTTGAATCTTTTTGCAAAAGTGTTGGTAAAGAGTGGCTTTTAGAACAAAAAGGAATAGGTTTAGAAACAGCAGATGCTATTCTTTGTTATGCTTGTAGACAAGAGATAATGGTTGTAGATAAGTATACTCAGAAATTAGTAAGCTCTTTTGGCTACGAGTTTGAAACATATGAGGATTTGCAAGCTTGGTGTGAATATGGAATTAATGATAATTTAGATAAAATATTTGACCTATATGGATATGAAATATCACTTAATAAGCTATATTGCCGATTTCATGGCAAAATTGTTGAGTATATGAAAACAAGAAATAAACAGTTTAATAAGGGAAAAAAATGATAATAATTCCACAGACTAAAGGTGGTGTTGGTAAATCTACTGTTGCAATGCAAGTAATTGCTCCTTATTTATTTAAAAAGCATGGTAAAAAAATCACATACATTGAAATTGATGATGAAAACAATGATAGTAAGTCTTTTACAAGAACTGAAATTGTTGAAAAAAGAATGTTAGGAACAAATAAGCTAACAGAATTAGATGAGCTTATTTTAATGGATGACAAACATGAAATTATTGTTGATGTTGGTGGAAATAAAACCTCTTCATTAGTACTAGAAGAGATTAAAAAAGTAGGTTCATTTGGAAATATCAAATGGATTATTCCTTTAGGTGATGGGGAGTTAGATGGTAAAAATGCCATTGCTACAATGAAAAAAATCAAAAAAATTGAAAATAACCTTGAAGAGAATACTTTATTTGCTTTAAATAGAGCTATTTCAATGGATCAAGAGTATATTGAAGAACAATTTATTAACTTCTTTGGACATAAATATTTAGATAGTAATTCTGTACTTTGTGATTTTTTAAAAGACCCAAAATATTTTGCAGTTAAAAATGATAAAGTAATTACTATGAGTAGATATTTAGGAAGTACTGTTTGGGAAATGGCTTATAACAATACTGACTTTGCTAAAAAAGCAATGCAAGCAAAAGAGTTAGGTGACTTAGATAGTGCTAGAAAATATCTTTTCTTTAGAAGAATTCAAACAGAAGCAAAAGATTATGTACTTGGAACATTAAATAAAATCTTTTTTGATTTAGATAAGTGGTTAGATATTAAAAAATGAGTGATATGACTTTTAAACAAGCCAAAGAGATTGTAGAAAGGCTTGAATTAGCAGAACTTAGTCTAAGAAACTCATTTGATAGCATGGATCATGCAAGAAGATCACTTGATGATTCAGTAATTCAACAAAAAAAAGTATTAAAACAGCTACCTGAAAAAGATAAAAAAATATCAATCTTATATTTAATTATTATGCTTAATATTGGTTTTATAGCTGGCTTATTTGTTGGAAAATATTTATTATAATTTAGGATAATTGATGGATAAACAAGAAAAAATTGTATCTATGTTTAATGATATTGCGGGAAGATATGATATTGCAAATAGAATTTTAAGTATGGGAATTGATAAGTCTTGGAGAAACAAGGCTTGTAATAAAGCATTAAGTTTATATAACAAAGATAGTTTAGAAAAAATTGTTGATGTTGCTTGTGGTACAGGTGATATGATTGATTTTTGGAAAACAGTTGCTAGAAAAAATGGAATTGAACTAAAAAATATTGTTGGTGTAGACCCTAGTGTTGGGATGATGGATGTTGCAAAGAATAAATTTCCAGAAGTAGAATTTATTGAAGCAGGTGCTGCTCAAATGCCACTTGATAGTAATAGTGCAGATCTTATCTCTATTTCATATGGAATTAGAAATGTAGTACAAAGACAAGAGGCTTTTGATGAGTTTGCAAGAGTACTTAAAAAAGATGGTCTTGTAGTTATCTCAGAGTTTACAAAACAAGAAAAAACAAATATCTTAGACCACGTTACTGATTTTTATATGAATAAAGTTTTACCTACAATTGGTGGAATTATTTCAAAAAATAAAGAAGCATATAGATATTTACCTGATTCAATTGATGAATTTTTAACAACTGATAATCTATGTAAAGAGTTAAAACAAGCTGGACTTGAGCCAATTCATGTTCAATCTTTCTCTATGAAAATCTCTACACTTATTATTGCAAGAAAAATTTAATTTCTTGCAATAATATTGCAAAGGAAAAATTTGAATTCTGCAATTTCTGTTTCAACATTAAATACTCAAATAAAATCTCTACTTGAAACTACTTTTATCAATGTTTATGTAGAAGGTGAAATCTCTAATTTAACTTACCATAATTCTGGACACATCTATTTTTCAATCAAAGATGAAAATTCAACAATCTCTTGTGTGATGTTTAAAGGTAATGCAAAATATTTAAAGTTTCAACTTGAAGTAGGCCAAAAAGTCACTATTACAGGGACAATAACAGTATACACCCCAAGGGGAAGTTATCAACTTATGTGTACTAAAGTTGAACCCTCTGGACAAGGAGCTTTGGCTCTTGCTTTTGAACAATTAAAAGCAAAACTTCAAGCAAAGGGTTATTTTGAACAAGAAAGAAAGAAAAAACTTCCAAGCTATCCTAAAAAGATTGCATTAGTTACTTCTCCTACTGGTGCAGCAATTGAAGATATGAAAAAAGTTGCAACAAATAGGTGGCCTTTAGTTGAACTTATACTTATACCTACTTTAGTTCAAGGAGAGAGTTCAAAATTTGATATTGTTGAATCAATCAAATATGCAGATAGACTTGAGGTTGACTTATTAGTTGTAGGAAGAGGTGGAGGAAGTATTGAAGATTTATGGGCTTTCAATGAAGAGATAGTTGCAGATGCAATTTATAATTGTGAAAAACCTGTAATATCTGCAGTTGGACATGAAATAGATTTTTTAATTTCTGATTTTGTTGCTGATGTAAGGGCTGCAACTCCTTCAAATGCGATGGAAATTTCACTTCCTGATATTAATGAACATAGAATTTATTTAGACAATTTTAGTACAGATTTAGAAAATAGATTAAAAAATCTTTTAAATAAAAAAGAAGTAGATTTAAAAAATATGTATAAACTTTTTGAACAAAATTCTTTAGATTCAAAATTTAATTTTATTTCAGAGCAAATAAAAGTATTAAAAGAGCGTTATTTTAATATCTTAAAGAATTATTTCCAGAATAAACAAAGCCGACTTGATTTATTAAAAGAGCAATTAAAATTAAGCAATCCTGATAATAAATATAAAAATGGATATGCACAATTATCAATAGATAATAAAATAGTTAACTTAGAAAATCTTGACCTTAATGATAAAGTTACACTACAAACCCCTAAAACAATTGCTTTGTGTACCATTGAAGATATAAAAAAGCAATAGTATTTTAAGTTTACAGTAGATAAAATATAGCAACATTCTTAAGGAGCGGGCATGAAGGAAAG
This sequence is a window from Halarcobacter bivalviorum. Protein-coding genes within it:
- the xseA gene encoding exodeoxyribonuclease VII large subunit; the encoded protein is MNSAISVSTLNTQIKSLLETTFINVYVEGEISNLTYHNSGHIYFSIKDENSTISCVMFKGNAKYLKFQLEVGQKVTITGTITVYTPRGSYQLMCTKVEPSGQGALALAFEQLKAKLQAKGYFEQERKKKLPSYPKKIALVTSPTGAAIEDMKKVATNRWPLVELILIPTLVQGESSKFDIVESIKYADRLEVDLLVVGRGGGSIEDLWAFNEEIVADAIYNCEKPVISAVGHEIDFLISDFVADVRAATPSNAMEISLPDINEHRIYLDNFSTDLENRLKNLLNKKEVDLKNMYKLFEQNSLDSKFNFISEQIKVLKERYFNILKNYFQNKQSRLDLLKEQLKLSNPDNKYKNGYAQLSIDNKIVNLENLDLNDKVTLQTPKTIALCTIEDIKKQ
- the ubiE gene encoding bifunctional demethylmenaquinone methyltransferase/2-methoxy-6-polyprenyl-1,4-benzoquinol methylase UbiE — encoded protein: MDKQEKIVSMFNDIAGRYDIANRILSMGIDKSWRNKACNKALSLYNKDSLEKIVDVACGTGDMIDFWKTVARKNGIELKNIVGVDPSVGMMDVAKNKFPEVEFIEAGAAQMPLDSNSADLISISYGIRNVVQRQEAFDEFARVLKKDGLVVISEFTKQEKTNILDHVTDFYMNKVLPTIGGIISKNKEAYRYLPDSIDEFLTTDNLCKELKQAGLEPIHVQSFSMKISTLIIARKI
- a CDS encoding 3-methyladenine DNA glycosylase, which produces MIEISNSFELLKYLKEESLLEKYPEFWWPNENSFEIFLGAILTQNTKWENVEKSLANLREKNLLSLEAINRVDLETLVLAITPSGFKNQKSIRIKKIVSNILEEFFTFESFCKSVGKEWLLEQKGIGLETADAILCYACRQEIMVVDKYTQKLVSSFGYEFETYEDLQAWCEYGINDNLDKIFDLYGYEISLNKLYCRFHGKIVEYMKTRNKQFNKGKK